In Methanofervidicoccus sp. A16, the sequence GAAAATCTTGTACCTGATAAGTACACCTCTATCCCAGAACCTAAGAAAGATGTTCCAAACCCTAAGGGTGTTTTTCACAGGGAAGTTTTAAATATAGATGAGGAGGACCTTTTAGAGGACCTCAACACCATGAAAGGTATACTTCAGGAAGGAGGTATTACAGTTACTGGGGGTTCTGTAGAGAGATCCTATCTATATAACAGGATTGTAAACTCCAAAGGTTTAGATGTTGAGGAGGAATTTACCTACTACTCCGCTTCAATATCTGGTATAAAGGACGGTGAAACAGCCTACGACTATCTAAGTAGGACCTACAGATTCAACGTAGAAGAGTTGGGGAGGTATGTTAGAGATATCCTATCCCTGCCTAAGGGTGTAAAGGTACCATATGAGGGCAGGATACTACTAACACCGAGAGTACTAAATTCTTTATTAGCCTATACCCTATTACCCTCTTTCAGTGCAGAGAATGTCCAGAGGAATAGGTCTATTCTAAAGGGGAAGATTGGAGAGAAGGTAATGGGAGAGTGTATCACCATAGTAGATGACGGTACCTTAGATGGAGGGCTATACTCCAGTAAGGTAGATGGAGAGGGTGTTCCTCGTAGGAGAACAGTTCTGGTGGAGGATGGAATTTTAAAGGGATACCTCTACGATATAAAGAGGGCTAATAGAGAGGGTAGAGAATCCACAGGTCATGGAGTTAGGGATTATAACACATTACCTACTATATCTCCCTCCAATGTGGTAATAAGCCCTGTAGATAAGTTAGACAACTACAACGAATACCTACAGATAAATGGACTTATCGGATGTCACACATCTAACCCTATAACTGGAGACTTCTCAGTTGAGATCTTCAACAGTTATATAGTCAAGGATGATGAAAGGGTACCTGTGAAGAAGGGGATGTTATCTGGAAATATATTCGAGATACTTAAAAGTGCTATGCCTATGGATGACGTATCTCAAAGGGGGAGGTTAATATCACCTTCCTTGATGATAGAGGGGAGAATAATTGTAAGTTAAGTTTGGTGAGAAGGGATTGTAAAATATAAATAAAATGGTATTATATCCAGAGGTTGTTTAGATACTAAAAATAGAGAATGAAAATAATTGAAAATTTCTTCAGAGGACATTATATTTCCAAATCCTTTTTAGGGTATAATAGAATATTTTGATTTGATAATAATAATCTTCATTATTTTTATTATTATAATCTTATCCAAAAAAAAATAAACTTAAATAAAAAGGTTAAAAATATAAAAATATAAAGTAAAAAGCCCATATAATCACTTTCCCAGGGACATTTCTAGGATTTTAGAAAGGGCGGATGTTCAATCCCAGATAGAACCCTATACCTTTCGAAGTAGTTGGGAAGATCTATTTTCTTCTTTCACCATCTAGGAGGTTAGGAAAAGCAAAACTAGTTTTACCCTTTTTCATACTTCAAGAATTCTCATTTAATTATACCCTACTACCTATCAAAAAATTCTGATAAAAATAACAATAATTATAATAAAAAT encodes:
- a CDS encoding TldD/PmbA family protein yields the protein MLEDYYIDKILEIGEKKGFEVDIFISRSENLNCELDGDSLDSFQEDRSFGIGVRVLKEGKVGFAYSTEEEVDIIYRAMENLVPDKYTSIPEPKKDVPNPKGVFHREVLNIDEEDLLEDLNTMKGILQEGGITVTGGSVERSYLYNRIVNSKGLDVEEEFTYYSASISGIKDGETAYDYLSRTYRFNVEELGRYVRDILSLPKGVKVPYEGRILLTPRVLNSLLAYTLLPSFSAENVQRNRSILKGKIGEKVMGECITIVDDGTLDGGLYSSKVDGEGVPRRRTVLVEDGILKGYLYDIKRANREGRESTGHGVRDYNTLPTISPSNVVISPVDKLDNYNEYLQINGLIGCHTSNPITGDFSVEIFNSYIVKDDERVPVKKGMLSGNIFEILKSAMPMDDVSQRGRLISPSLMIEGRIIVS